The genome window CCATCTTTTTGGGTCACCAAGTCAGGCCTTATAGCCCATAAAAAGCGTTTCTTGCTATTAACCAAACCATACCAAAACTCCATGAGTTCTTCCTTTGTCATGACTGTAATGCTTCCAAAGCTTACATAGATTACAGATTTCAAAGGTTGAACATCGAGCCACATCATGCAACTTTTGTCCACTTCGAAGAGGCTATTTGGAGACCAATGTTGCAACAATGTCGTTTTGGATTCAAGTTTAGATTTAAGAATTGCATGGAGGGGTCCAATAGTGTAAGTTTTGGGACATTTTGTGCGTATGTAAGAGAGTACAGGTCCTTCTAAATCTTCAAATGTGTTCAGTATAAGCACATGGGCTCGAGGGGATTGCCTagtcatatttttaacataTTGGAGATTCGGGTCTATTAGGTTGCTTGCTCGGCAAAAACTAGGTAAGTCTCGAATTCGAAGGAAATTTTCCATGCCTGGCACGCTTCTTATTAAGCAATCCATGTCTTCATTTTCTAGAGTGATTACCATACTTCTCATTAGTAAGAAATTTGACATAAATGTTTCTTTGTTGAGAAACAAATCAAATGTTAGTAACAAATTTCACTAATAtttataaatcataaaaaagtaataaaactaTCATAGAATTATTTATACTTTCAAACTGAGATAATTATAgctatgttaaaataaataaataaataaacatatatatatatatatatatatatatataattgttttgtGCAAACAAGTGATCATCTATGATAGCGACAACAACAAGAAATGAAGGAATGACAACTTAAAAGAAAGATATTGAATATACTATGAAACTCGAAGATCAACAATGGAGTTTATAGAGAGTTTGTGAAGAAAGATAGTATTTTATTAGATTGATAAGATTACAATGCTATTGATAATAGCTTAGAAGTACAATCTTATCTTAGTTTTGATAGGCATTATCACATCTATTTTGGGTTTATTCCCACACTCACACATAAATATGACAGTTTGCAAGTTTTCTCTAAAATATACTTGTGGGGccagggaacttatgatccggcctaCGCTCTACTAGGGCCTAGGGCCCGTGCCGAGAAGggtatttgccgaggacgaataggGAAAGGCCAAAATGCCGGgggcacagccgaggatgaccctgtcctcggcactccaagacttcaaagggaagagcaacatctcgttgaaggctgcccccaaaaagccccctgaagaagaggcgagtagaatgaGACCCACGTGAAGGTACGGTGCAAAactggttcaaggtaaatatgtcccctccacattaaatgcacccgccaacgtcctaaccatattaatgagaaaagacgcctgaacagggtgacttcgatcatcgcaactaacaaaaagtaaggggaggcagctgatgggacgggtgctgaagtaggcacctgcctgattaacaaatggagggctaagatcaaccaagaagggctatataatgtgaaagttGATGCGCCAAAAAAAGGAGGCTAGGAAAAAAGgtcaagaaccagagcctcctagaccgcctcaaggagaaagactctttgagcgaacacggtttaattctgtataaacaccatgactaaccactgtccggtgaccaaggcctagtctttcaaacccacactctacaaatgatattgtttgggccttttttacgtgcaaacccagtatcattttgggtcgttacaaattgagtccttacaatttaAGAtctagagcctcccagaccgtctcaaggagaaagactcctcgaacGAACACGGTTTAATTCTGTAtaaacaccatgactaaccaccgtccggtgaccaagacctagtctttcaaacccacgctctacaaatgatattgtttgggccttttttatGTGCAAACCcagtatcattttgggtcgttacaaattgagtccttacaattggcgccgtctgtgggaaaggcttgtgtgttgagACAGTTCCCCCGTCATTTCCAACAGCcggttgtagtgttctagcgtaaagttccactaggggctacgtttcttcactaggggctgtGCTTCGTAGTGTCAGCagcacggatggttctaggggcttagccgaggagctaatccccctaaaccaaggtcccacgccatagccgaggggttaattcccccaactacttaagaatcaagttttggacagaaccaatgtattgcatggtcctcggactcaaacttatggggaaatcaactacttaagaatcaagttttggacagaaccaaggtattgcatggtcttcggactcaaacctatggggaaaccaactacttaagaatcaagttttggacagaaccaaggtattgcatggtcctgggactcaaacctatggggaaaccaactacttaagaatcaagttttggacagaaccaatgtattgcatggtcctcggactcaaacctatggggaaaccaactacttaagaatcaagttttggacagaaccaaggtattgcatggtcctcggactcaaacctatggggaaaccaactacttaagaatcaagttttggacagagccaaggtattgcatggtcctcggactcaaacctatggggaaaccaattacttaagaatcaagttttggacagaatcaaggtattgcatggtcctcggactcaaacctatgggaaaaccaactactcaaaaatcaagttttggacagaaccaaggtattacctggtcctcggactcaaacctatggggaaaccaactacttaaaaatcaagttttggatagaaccaaggtattgcatggtcctcggactcaaacctatggggaaaccaactacttaaaaatcaagttttggacaaaaccaagttattgcatggtcctcggactcaaacctaagggaaaaccaactacttaaaaatcaagttttggatagaaccaaggtattgcctggttctcggactcaaatctataaggaagccaactacttaaaggaaatctgGATACTAAGTTGGACCTAACAATACACGGAACGTCTCGGATGATGCCTACATCCCAATTGAAGGAGGTTCAGACACGAGTTCAAAGCTCTATAGGTGCGGGTAAGCTAACGTTCCGAAACATGATTCTAAATATATCGCATGCACAAccattcatacatgttaagataattagttcaaaaatcataaacaatagTAAGTATCGACGAGGGCAACTAACAAGTAATTAAAAggagagaggaagaaaagaatttcatatatgtgTTCAACAGGTTCAAACTACCAACAGactacaaagttttcaaaaaaaaaagaaaaaactagttaatcattaaactaaaaacaaatacgaAGGCTGGCCGGGGTTTCTACTTCTTCAATTCTGTGTCGGCCACATCTTGGGAAGGCAGAACAGGACCAGCTTCAACGCCCTGGAGAAcagtcccttctggggaagatTGAGCAGGTTCGGTGTTGGTACTCTTGGGGACCACGGCGAGGGGAATTGCCTGCAGGGGCTGGGCAAGTATGGCTGGCTCTTCGGCATCAGGGATCTGAGCGCTGACCATAGGCTCAACATCCTCTTTGGGTACCTCGGGATCCATACATTCAGGTGCTTCTATTACATCATGAAGCTCTCCCCCTTTAAGCGACTCGCCAGGAGGGACGCCGACTTGTGCAGCTACCGACTGAGTGACCCCTTCCTCATGTTGATCGCTCACAGCCTCAGAACTGGTGGAGGCGGCCTTACGGATGGTTGTAGGGTAAAATATGCTCTCCACTTTCCACAAATCAGACGAAGCATCCACCTCAGCTCGCTTTaaggcctcttcccaaacctgggagcagtatagTCTGCATACTCCGGGAATTTGGGCTTTAAGGGaggcttgggtttcagctacCCCCGCGTTGTAACCCTCATCCTCAGCCGTTTCCTTAGCAGCTTCAGCCTCGTTTCTAGGAAACTCAGCCTCCCACTCGGCCCTTATGACTTCGTCCCGGGCATACTCCACCACGCCTTTATCATTCTCTGCCAAGATCAGTCTCTTCTTTAAATcactgatctgctccttggcTATTCACAACTGATCCTCGGCTTTGAGTAGACGTTTTGTTTGTTCCTCAGCCTATTTTTGAGCATCATCTAAACCCGTCGAGGCACTATCTCTTTCTCGGATAGCCTCCTTTAAGGCGTCCTTAGCCTTTGCGAGGTCATCCTCGGAAGTTTTGAGAGTCCGTGAGGCATCTAGGCGTTTGGAGCGTTCATTCTCGGCGGCCTTACTCTGCTTGTTAACTTCCTCCTCCATTCTATATgtggcctggagagcctgtcaagtgAAGGAAATACATTGTGAATGACAAAATAGGGAacaagagttaataaagttttaggtttcaagagccTTACCATTCCTAAGTACCTCTTCGTActgaggaaaacctcctgcatcctcatttttttCAACTCATCCATGTCATTGGGAAGCAGCATAGTTCTCCCTAATGTGTCGGCCACATAACCGCCttcgccatctccaaggtccctcatggacgCGGTTTCCAGCAGTGGCcccccgtggagcattggggcggGAAGCCAAGCGCTTGGCAAGGATTGGGCTTCGATCCCCATTCCCTTGCTTTGGGCGGATTGGGTTTCGGTCTCTTTACCCTTGCTTTGGATCCCAATTTTCAATTGCTTCACACGCGAGGCTTCATCCCTCTCATTGGAAGATTGAGATTTTCCCCCATCCATGACTTCCTTacccttgggactcctctttctctttgagtcaGTGGGCCCCGGCTAAGGAGGCAAAGCTAGTTGgggaggagcaggaagtttggggtGGGGGGATTGTGGCTGCAACTTTGTGGAGGATGACCTAGTCTGGATGGTCTGGGGCTGAGGTGGTGGAGACGAAGCCCTGGACTGCGGTGTTCCTTGTGCACCCTTCCCCGGTTGACCCTCGAGGCGGTCGAATAAGCTGGTCAGGGGCTTTCTCTTAAGTCCCATCTCGGTTTGGGAAGATGTGCCTACTAATGATAATTCCGCCTCAGACAAGGCCGGGTCACCTATATCACCAGAAGGATTCTCGGATTGGTCGgctaggtcaaataccccaaatcCCTCCTCGGATCGATCTAACTCACCTTCGTCCTCCGCTGCTTGGTGAGAGGAGGAGAGGTCCACTAGTGGGATGCCCTCTGGGGTAGATGATCCTTCAGAAATTAAAAATCCTGATTcgaccacggtaatttttggaagccgagGACGGCTggcgctgatcacgtgcctGGGGTCGGCAAATGACTTTTGAAGGGGAgcgtaccctaagattttgtgagcggttcggacttgaccatctccATCATTTACGAAAACTGCCACTTGAAGAATAGTCTCCAAGTCCACCCGGTTAACTAGGTGAAAGTGCCAGTAAAAAGCGTGTGGATCTGCAAAAAACACATGCGCATGGTTAGTTACCGAACCACATCAAATTAGAATGGCGCAAAGGGTCAGCTCCCTTCCATTCtctataccccacctggttctccttctaccgTGGGGCACGGatcgccatcatgccattcaccgaagacgataaggaaatccttgtttaatcccttgttggaatcagggaggtATTGAATTAGTCGAACCCTCTAGTCTCTCGTCTTCATAAAGTAGGATTTCCCCTTCAAAATTTGGAGATTATAGCACCAATTCACGTCGTGGTGGGTCAATCTTAGCCCCATCTTTtcgtttaaggcatccacacaacccagaatcctaaacatgttgccGGTGCACTAGGTGGGGGCTAGTcggaagtgcctgaggtaaccctTCGTTACCagccccatggggattctcatacccccctctacgaAGGCGAGGACAGGAATTACCACCTCGCCCATTCCCCTCAGATAGTAtcactcccccatcttacaatgcctcagacttacgttgggaggAATCCTGTAATCGGCaatgaacttttccatcgcctcCTCAGTATCAACTAATTTCCTCAGTTtcaatttaaccatctctaCGAGTTACTAAACAAACTCAACCAATGGCGGGAGAAAAAAGGGaaccagagaaaaataaacccagaaaagaaaaagcacgagttaatggaggcagggaacttacagaaaagaggaaagacgTTTCAGACATGCTTTTTGTGCTAGagatagacttgagtttggacgaaagttcagatgaacccagggtatacgcgctagaactcttatgtgcaaaactgaagagatAAATCCgttccaaaaatcatttatgcTTCTATTGAGAGTAACTGcacgaattttcccgcccataaaggccAAGGAATCCCCACCGTTAGATCTCCATCATGCCGTAAAACGTGGGAAACACagagccgcccgcatttaatgacgccacgtttcaccttccaaagtctccaggaacgtgtctcgggcagacgaaaagtctcgggaaccgataggtgataAGGATTGACAGGCATTGACAGAtgtctgatgtcatcaaaactcTCATATCCGTACGAGGAGCCaaatagcaggattttgaggggctattgtgaggTCAGGGAACTTATGATCCTGCCCACGCTCTACTAGGGCCTAGGGCCCGTGCCGAGAAGGGTATTTGTCGAGGACGAATAGGGAAAGGCTGAAATGCCGGgggcacagccgaggatgaccctgtcctcggcactccaagacttcaaagggaagagcaacatctcgttgaaggctgcccccaaaaagccccctgaagaagaggcgagtagaatgggacccacgtgggggtacggtgcaaaactggttcaaggtaaatacgtcccctccacattaaatgcacccgccaacttcctaaccatattaatgagaaaagacgtttgaacagggtgacttcgatcatcgcaactaacaaaaagcaaggggaggcagctgatgggacgggtactgaAGTAGGCACCTGCTTGAGCAACAAATGGaaggctaagatcaaccaagaagggctatcTAATGTAAAAGTTGATGCGTCAAAaaaaggaggctgggaaaaaaggccaagaaccagagcctcccagaccgcctcaaggagaaagactcctcgagcgaacacggtttaattttgtataaacaccatgactaaccaccgtctggtgaccaaggcctagtctttcaaacccacgctctacagaTGATATTGTTTAGGTCTTTTTTATGTGCGAACCCAGGATCATTTTGggttgttacaaattgagtccttacaatttaagaaccagagcctctcagaccgcctcaaggagaaagactcctcgagcgaacacggtttaattctgtataaacaccatgactaaccaccatccgatgaccaaggcctagtctttcaaactcacgctctacaaatgatattgtttgggcattttttacgtgcgaacccagtatcattttgggtcattacaaattgagttcttACAATACTCATTACgtgtatttttctcttgtaggaaatttaaactaataagtTAAACATGCAAACATGAAGCCAAGAGAATGCAAGGGTGAAGATCAATTGAGAAGTGACTTTTGAAGAATTTAGTGAGTCAAAGATATGTGGaaacataaaaggaaagagagaaatttgtTTGAGCCAAAGATGGAAAAAATCCTGGCATGGAAATATTCTAAtcatttttggtattttggccATATCTTTTTACTTTAATATCGGATTGACTTGATTCTTGCGGCCACGGAAAGAGGACTTAGAGATCtaaaactttgtagtttaccaaaattTCAGAATCTACTATATGAAAGGCCAAAATCGATCTGGAATTTGACTCACCGTTGAAAAACGAGAATgacattttatattttcctttttgggaaGTATGtgttttaggattttgaatgttataaatattaaaGGGATACAAGAGCAACCACGATTTTGGCTACTGAGAAATcttatttttcatcaatttttaagagtttttattttctatggaaGCTTAAGAACCTAAGCTAGGTTTAGGGATGAAGCCCCAATGTTGTAAGTTGTCTACTATTCAATCCAAGCATATTTTTCACGTTTTGATTATTGAAACCAATTGTTctcttttataattgttttattagattcatatttgatttctaattctttcaTAAGTCTATTCTTGAATCTTCTTATTATTAGAATAGAGTTTTATAATCTCTCTACTAAAACGtggtaattttgttatatattacTTTTGTCGTAGTATTGCCTTTAACGTATGCAATATTCTCAAGTTTTTCTAGCAAAGTTCTTATTTTCTAGActaaattgttggaaaaattgataaatataatCAACCAAAGAGAGTTTTATCAATAAAGCTTATTTCTAAATCTTTCAATCAGATAGTTTATGAGTACTTATCCTATTGTGTACTAAATTGGATTGGTAGTAGATGTTTAACAATATTTGTGGACAAATCCTAACACTCTAgtgattttaattattgaattttaccaaactttatttttcctaagtttCAATCATacttttctatatattattggtGCTTTTGActtgttcttgtttttcttttctcggTAGAATGACAACCTTACCTACACTACAATTTTCGTTA of Quercus lobata isolate SW786 chromosome 8, ValleyOak3.0 Primary Assembly, whole genome shotgun sequence contains these proteins:
- the LOC115954631 gene encoding uncharacterized protein LOC115954631 yields the protein MDGGKSQSSNERDEASRVKQLKIGIQSKGKETETQSAQSKGMGIEAQSLPSAWLPAPMLHGGPLLETASMRDLGDGEGGYVADTLGRTMLLPNDMDELKKMRMQEVFLSTKRYLGMALQATYRMEEEVNKQSKAAENERSKRLDASRTLKTSEDDLAKAKDALKEAIRERDSASTGLDDAQK